In Sphingobium sp. EP60837, one genomic interval encodes:
- a CDS encoding NAD-dependent succinate-semialdehyde dehydrogenase produces MTISTPYPIIDGQERKQGSLGTMPLVNPSTEEVIANIPNCGAEEALEAARLSVEGFAQWSAMAPFDRSKIMRRAADQMRAEVEEAAAEMTRESGKPLVQARGEWMASADLLDWFAEEGRRAYGRLIPTRASDMRWAVHRRPVGPVAAFTPWNFPAWTVMQKVAPALAAGCSVVLKCAEETPSSGWRIVGALLAAGLPPRALSVIWGDAPAISAALCAAPEIHKVTLTGSTRVGRILASAAGQHLKKVTMELGGHNPVIIARDVDLNTVVPLAAEFKFRNGGQVCVSPTRFLVEKPIYAEFVAGVAEAASKLRVGDGMDADTQMGPLATAGQLSKIEALAADAVQRGAKIETGGSRIGNRGYFFQPTVLSGMTPEMDAMNEEPFGPLMLVMPVDDIDAALTEANRLPYGLASYAFTNSLSTERKISERINAGMLGLNHYAMAMPETPFGGVGDSGMGSEGGIEGMDAYLRPFLVTAKIV; encoded by the coding sequence ATGACCATTTCGACGCCCTATCCCATCATCGACGGTCAGGAACGCAAGCAGGGTTCGCTCGGGACGATGCCGCTGGTCAATCCCTCGACCGAGGAAGTGATCGCGAACATCCCGAATTGCGGCGCGGAAGAAGCGCTTGAGGCTGCGCGCCTGTCGGTTGAGGGCTTTGCGCAATGGTCGGCGATGGCGCCTTTCGACCGCAGCAAAATCATGCGCCGCGCCGCCGACCAGATGCGCGCCGAGGTTGAAGAAGCCGCTGCCGAGATGACTCGCGAGAGCGGCAAGCCGCTGGTGCAGGCGCGGGGCGAATGGATGGCGTCGGCCGATCTGCTCGATTGGTTTGCCGAAGAAGGACGCCGCGCCTATGGCCGCCTGATCCCCACCCGGGCGAGCGACATGCGTTGGGCCGTGCACCGTCGCCCGGTCGGCCCGGTCGCTGCCTTCACGCCCTGGAATTTCCCCGCCTGGACGGTGATGCAGAAGGTTGCCCCGGCGCTGGCCGCTGGCTGTTCGGTAGTCCTGAAATGTGCGGAGGAGACTCCAAGCTCTGGCTGGCGCATCGTCGGCGCCCTGCTCGCCGCCGGTCTCCCCCCGCGCGCGTTGAGCGTCATTTGGGGCGACGCGCCCGCAATCTCTGCTGCGCTCTGCGCCGCGCCCGAAATTCACAAGGTGACGCTGACCGGCTCGACCCGCGTCGGCCGCATTCTGGCGAGCGCCGCCGGGCAGCACCTTAAGAAGGTGACGATGGAGTTGGGTGGCCATAATCCGGTGATCATCGCGCGGGATGTGGACTTGAACACGGTTGTGCCGCTGGCGGCCGAGTTCAAGTTCCGCAACGGCGGCCAGGTATGCGTGTCGCCGACCCGCTTCCTCGTCGAAAAGCCGATCTATGCCGAGTTCGTCGCGGGCGTCGCCGAAGCGGCAAGCAAGCTGCGCGTCGGCGACGGTATGGATGCGGACACGCAGATGGGTCCGCTCGCCACCGCGGGGCAGCTGTCAAAGATCGAGGCATTGGCCGCCGACGCCGTGCAGCGTGGCGCAAAGATCGAAACGGGTGGATCGCGGATCGGCAACCGCGGCTATTTCTTCCAGCCGACCGTGCTGTCGGGCATGACGCCTGAAATGGATGCGATGAACGAGGAACCCTTCGGCCCGCTGATGCTAGTGATGCCGGTCGATGACATCGACGCCGCGCTGACCGAAGCCAATCGTCTGCCCTATGGTCTGGCTTCCTATGCCTTCACCAACAGTCTGAGCACGGAGCGCAAGATCTCAGAGCGCATCAATGCAGGCATGCTGGGCCTCAACCATTATGCCATGGCGATGCCCGAAACGCCCTTCGGCGGCGTGGGCGACAGCGGCATGGGCTCCGAAGGTGGTATCGAAGGCATGGACGCCTATCTGCGCCCCTTCTTGGTGACGGCGAAGATCGTCTGA